A single region of the Streptomyces sp. NBC_00425 genome encodes:
- a CDS encoding SpoIIE family protein phosphatase: MSPEYPFDEAATARAVVDDVGTLIGWNEGARALLGWSPDEVVGRPAAELLSEALPLPTGSRWDGTVTLRHRDGRPMPTWLLAHHSRSEDGRPGQWLVVTPLTGNGPAPSEEPLATAGLVQSPCPVAVYDEQLRLRRINDAMSDVIGLPEERVKGLRLSEIGGLSQSSELERHMLQVLHSGRAQDVETYLRTGGEGRAHAWLARMAPVTDPAGRIRGVCLAAHDFTEHHRSRERLQLVNEASVRIGSTLDVTRTAQELAEVCVPALADFVSVDLLDPQDGEPPARFVPPVSLRRAAHHSVNAGSPEAVAEPGEAQDFPAGSPQADSLAAGRTIVGTVAGGGLDAWLEWDPARAARVRELGIHSTMSVPIQARGVTLGVAVLTRFRRPEPFSPDDLLLAEEVTTRAAVCIDNARRYSRERETALALQRSLLPRTLPRTAAVEAASRYLPAARAGVGGDWFDVIPLSGMRVAMVVGDVVGHGVQASATMGRLRTAVRTLADIDLAPDELLTHLDDLVVRLSEEAGGEGSPGEVGATCLYAVYDPVSRRCSLARAGHPPPVLLRPDGTPRRIELPAGPPLGVGGLPFESAELEVAEGSVLAFYTDGLTESRERDADAGHRLLREALADPSDSLDETCDRILHTLLPPGGAADDVALLLARTRGLPASQVATWDIPADPALVAPIRKQAVEQLSRWELSDASFTTELVVSELVTNAIRYGSRPIRLRLIHDATTLICEVSDHSHTAPHLRRAKTWDEGGRGLLLVAQLTQRWGSRHTAEGKTIWAELALLEEG; this comes from the coding sequence ATGAGCCCGGAGTATCCGTTCGACGAGGCCGCGACGGCCCGGGCCGTCGTCGACGACGTCGGCACGCTCATCGGGTGGAACGAGGGCGCCCGGGCCCTCCTCGGCTGGTCCCCGGACGAGGTCGTGGGCCGGCCCGCCGCGGAACTCCTGAGCGAGGCCCTGCCCCTCCCCACCGGTTCCCGCTGGGACGGAACGGTGACTTTGCGCCACCGCGACGGCCGACCGATGCCGACCTGGCTGCTCGCCCACCACAGCCGGTCCGAGGACGGCCGGCCCGGGCAGTGGCTCGTCGTCACCCCTCTCACCGGGAACGGTCCCGCCCCCTCGGAGGAGCCGCTCGCCACTGCGGGGCTGGTCCAGTCCCCCTGCCCGGTGGCGGTCTACGACGAACAGCTACGGCTGCGCCGGATCAACGACGCGATGAGCGACGTCATCGGGCTGCCCGAGGAGCGCGTCAAGGGCCTGCGGCTCTCCGAGATCGGCGGCCTGTCGCAGAGCTCCGAACTGGAACGGCACATGCTCCAGGTGCTCCACAGCGGCCGGGCCCAGGACGTCGAGACGTACCTGCGGACCGGCGGTGAGGGCCGCGCGCACGCCTGGCTGGCCCGGATGGCGCCGGTGACCGATCCGGCCGGCCGGATCCGGGGCGTGTGCCTGGCCGCCCACGACTTCACCGAGCACCACCGCTCCCGTGAGCGGCTCCAGCTGGTCAACGAGGCGAGCGTGCGCATCGGCAGCACCCTCGACGTGACGCGCACGGCCCAGGAGCTGGCCGAGGTGTGCGTCCCCGCGCTCGCGGACTTCGTCAGCGTCGACCTGCTCGACCCGCAGGACGGCGAACCCCCGGCCCGGTTCGTCCCGCCGGTGAGTCTGCGACGCGCGGCGCACCACTCGGTCAACGCCGGCAGCCCCGAGGCGGTGGCCGAGCCCGGCGAGGCACAGGACTTTCCGGCCGGGTCGCCGCAGGCCGACTCGCTGGCCGCGGGCCGCACCATCGTCGGCACGGTGGCCGGCGGCGGTCTGGACGCCTGGCTGGAATGGGACCCGGCACGCGCCGCCCGGGTGCGCGAGCTCGGCATCCACTCCACGATGTCCGTGCCGATCCAGGCCCGGGGCGTCACCCTCGGCGTCGCCGTCCTCACCCGGTTCCGCCGGCCCGAGCCCTTCTCCCCGGACGACCTGCTGCTGGCGGAGGAGGTCACGACCCGGGCCGCCGTCTGCATCGACAACGCCCGCCGCTACTCCCGCGAACGCGAGACGGCCCTCGCCCTGCAGCGCAGCCTGCTGCCGCGGACCCTGCCGCGCACGGCGGCCGTCGAGGCCGCCTCCCGCTATCTGCCGGCCGCCCGCGCCGGGGTCGGCGGCGACTGGTTCGACGTCATCCCGCTGTCCGGGATGCGCGTGGCCATGGTCGTCGGGGACGTCGTCGGACACGGCGTCCAGGCCTCGGCCACCATGGGCCGGCTGCGCACCGCCGTGCGCACCCTCGCCGACATCGACCTGGCCCCCGACGAGCTGCTCACCCACCTGGACGACCTGGTGGTCCGGCTGTCGGAGGAGGCCGGCGGCGAGGGCAGCCCCGGCGAGGTCGGCGCGACCTGCCTGTACGCGGTGTACGACCCGGTGTCGCGGCGCTGCAGCCTGGCGCGCGCCGGTCACCCCCCGCCGGTGCTGCTCCGGCCGGACGGCACGCCCCGGCGGATCGAGCTGCCCGCCGGTCCCCCGCTGGGCGTGGGCGGGCTGCCGTTCGAGTCGGCCGAGCTGGAGGTGGCCGAGGGCAGTGTGCTCGCCTTCTACACCGACGGCCTGACCGAGTCCCGCGAGCGGGACGCGGACGCCGGTCACCGGCTGCTCAGGGAGGCTCTGGCAGACCCGTCGGACTCCCTGGACGAGACCTGCGACCGGATCCTGCACACCCTGCTGCCGCCCGGCGGGGCCGCCGACGACGTGGCGCTGCTGCTCGCACGCACCCGGGGCCTGCCCGCCTCCCAGGTCGCGACCTGGGACATCCCCGCCGACCCCGCGCTGGTCGCGCCGATCCGCAAGCAGGCCGTCGAGCAGTTGTCGCGCTGGGAGCTGAGCGACGCGTCGTTCACCACCGAACTGGTGGTGAGCGAGCTCGTCACCAACGCGATCCGGTACGGCTCCCGCCCCATCCGGCTGCGGCTCATCCATGACGCGACGACGCTGATCTGCGAGGTCTCCGACCACAGCCACACAGCCCCGCACCTGCGCCGGGCCAAGACCTGGGACGAGGGCGGTCGCGGCCTGCTCCTGGTCGCCCAGCTCACCCAGCGCTGGGGCAGCCGGCACACGGCCGAGGGCAAGACGATCTGGGCGGAGCTGGCGCTCCTCGAGGAGGGGTGA
- a CDS encoding SLC13 family permease, which yields MNTPLAESLSVLLLAAALGWAVLRPAGRSEALVAVPAAAAVIALGAVSPDHALAEAERLGPVVGFLAAVLVLAHLCDVEGLFTACGAWMARRAAGRPRRLLAAVFVLASAVTAALSLDATVVLLTPVVFATAARMGVRSRPHVYACAHLSNTASLLLPVSNLTNLLAFAASGLSFTRFAALMALPWVVAIGAEYLVLRRFFAADLPAAEPTADDGPEPKLPLFALVTVACTLAGFVVASAVGVEPAWAALAGALVMAGRALARRRVTPVAVVRASAPGFLAFVLALGIVVRAVVDNGLAGALRHVLPGGSGLLALLAVAAVAAVLANLINNLPAVLVLVPLAAPAGTGAVLAVLLGVNIGPNLTYAGSLATLLWRRVVQERDERVEVGEFTRLGLLTVPAALVPAVVALWASLQVIGA from the coding sequence CTGAACACCCCGCTCGCCGAAAGTCTGTCCGTCCTCCTGCTCGCCGCCGCTCTCGGCTGGGCGGTGCTGCGCCCTGCCGGCCGGTCGGAGGCCCTGGTCGCCGTTCCCGCAGCGGCGGCGGTGATCGCCCTGGGCGCGGTGTCGCCGGACCACGCCCTGGCGGAAGCCGAACGTCTCGGGCCGGTCGTCGGCTTCCTCGCCGCGGTGCTGGTGCTGGCGCACCTGTGCGACGTCGAGGGACTGTTCACCGCCTGCGGCGCGTGGATGGCCCGCCGGGCGGCCGGCCGGCCCCGGCGCCTGCTGGCCGCGGTGTTCGTGCTGGCGTCGGCGGTGACGGCGGCGCTCAGTCTGGACGCCACGGTGGTGCTGCTGACGCCGGTGGTGTTCGCCACCGCCGCCCGGATGGGGGTGCGGTCGAGGCCGCACGTCTATGCATGCGCGCACCTGTCGAACACCGCCTCGCTGCTGCTGCCGGTCTCCAACCTGACCAACCTGCTGGCGTTCGCCGCGAGCGGGCTGAGCTTCACGCGCTTCGCCGCCCTGATGGCGCTGCCGTGGGTGGTCGCGATCGGCGCCGAGTACCTGGTCCTGCGACGGTTCTTCGCCGCCGATCTGCCCGCTGCCGAGCCCACCGCCGACGACGGTCCGGAGCCCAAGCTGCCGCTGTTCGCGCTGGTCACCGTGGCCTGCACGCTGGCGGGATTCGTGGTGGCCTCCGCGGTCGGGGTCGAACCGGCCTGGGCCGCGCTGGCCGGCGCCCTCGTCATGGCCGGGCGGGCGCTGGCGCGACGTCGTGTGACGCCGGTCGCCGTGGTGCGGGCGTCCGCGCCGGGGTTCCTCGCGTTCGTGCTGGCGCTCGGGATCGTGGTGCGCGCGGTGGTCGACAACGGGCTCGCCGGCGCGTTGCGGCACGTGCTGCCCGGCGGCTCGGGTCTGCTCGCGCTGCTGGCCGTCGCCGCAGTGGCCGCCGTCCTCGCGAACCTGATCAACAACCTGCCCGCGGTGCTGGTCCTGGTGCCGCTCGCCGCCCCGGCGGGGACCGGGGCGGTGCTCGCGGTGCTGCTCGGGGTGAACATCGGCCCGAACCTGACCTACGCCGGATCCCTCGCGACGCTGCTGTGGCGGCGTGTGGTGCAGGAGCGTGACGAGCGCGTCGAGGTCGGCGAGTTCACCCGGCTCGGCCTGCTCACGGTGCCGGCCGCGCTGGTCCCGGCCGTGGTGGCGCTGTGGGCCTCGCTCCAGGTGATCGGCGCCTGA
- a CDS encoding ricin-type beta-trefoil lectin domain protein — MQPVNDAGLSNSPSARRFDATDEQLSAELKKWTGASPALHPVGELLDRHWEAAFSYARLCTDGERAAGMLTTAAFTRLFGETLRQNGPTAAWRPHLLVTVRRIAAEWDTDGRRDLLHPTLRSEGDGDGVIADRAAALMLPPVNRRMLSRAFQRLPESARCLLWHVEVEAEPLAVPAGLLGLEEDGARGELSRSRERLREECLQVHRELATDDECQRYHRLLDVTCRRGGVDVDPDLRTHLDGCRHCTHTADQLLQFEGLLGAALADGILGWAAAAYVEIRVAGHGESGDPAGKKPRGYAGEAFTDGSFAAASAGAGARPATRGRLRSGLVSRIGARFGDLPGAAAPAGPGVASAPGFDAGAGRRQGSATDVDPHLGSMTDVDPRPGASRSEQKAARRAARRRNLAAAVLTVSGLVVLPLMVWAVIDSGDGSAPAAGSGAAEPDAPGTDKATGDPSWAGADAAAQGTVRGRLHNVASGLCIGVEGAKPVSGAEAELAACTSAAGQQWAYDPNGLLRSAAAPDLCLDSRLGYSVRLAPCTGTAQPDARNVQYDFTLQGTLVPRSGQNLALAPAATDGSGALVLKNRVDSAAQRWVVDTSRPDPQMQFVNWGADSDPSDAPAPSVTPKAAKPAPTPTPTPSAVPTASASASPGPGDTSCWYGNPCSGGGPGASGGYGHGSGGYGGYGGYGGYGGYPYGGYGGYGGYGGGR; from the coding sequence ATGCAGCCCGTGAATGACGCAGGCCTGTCGAATTCCCCTTCGGCGCGCCGCTTCGACGCGACGGACGAACAGCTCAGCGCGGAGCTGAAGAAGTGGACGGGGGCGTCGCCCGCGCTGCATCCCGTCGGCGAGCTGCTCGACCGGCACTGGGAGGCCGCCTTCTCCTACGCCCGGTTGTGCACCGACGGCGAGCGCGCGGCCGGCATGCTCACCACGGCCGCCTTCACCCGGCTGTTCGGCGAGACCCTGCGGCAGAACGGTCCGACGGCCGCCTGGCGCCCCCATCTGCTGGTCACCGTCCGCCGCATCGCGGCCGAGTGGGACACCGACGGCCGCCGCGACCTGCTGCATCCCACGCTGCGCTCCGAGGGCGACGGCGACGGCGTGATCGCCGACCGGGCGGCCGCCCTCATGCTGCCGCCCGTGAACCGGCGCATGCTGTCCCGGGCGTTCCAGCGGCTGCCCGAGTCGGCTCGCTGCCTGCTCTGGCACGTCGAGGTCGAGGCCGAGCCGCTGGCGGTACCGGCCGGCCTGCTGGGCCTCGAGGAGGACGGCGCCCGCGGCGAGTTGAGCCGGTCCCGCGAGCGGCTTCGCGAGGAGTGCCTCCAGGTGCACCGTGAACTCGCCACCGACGACGAGTGCCAGCGCTACCACCGGCTGCTGGACGTCACCTGCCGGCGCGGCGGCGTCGACGTCGACCCCGATCTGCGCACCCATCTGGACGGCTGCCGGCACTGCACCCACACCGCCGACCAGTTGCTGCAGTTCGAGGGGCTGCTCGGCGCCGCGCTGGCCGACGGCATCCTGGGCTGGGCGGCCGCGGCCTATGTGGAGATCAGGGTGGCGGGGCACGGCGAGTCCGGCGACCCGGCCGGGAAGAAACCGCGCGGTTACGCGGGCGAGGCCTTCACGGACGGGTCCTTCGCGGCCGCGTCCGCCGGGGCCGGCGCCCGGCCCGCCACCCGCGGCCGACTGCGGTCCGGCCTGGTCTCCCGGATCGGAGCCCGCTTCGGCGACCTCCCCGGGGCCGCCGCCCCGGCCGGCCCCGGGGTCGCGTCCGCGCCCGGCTTCGACGCCGGCGCCGGCCGACGCCAGGGCTCCGCGACGGACGTGGACCCGCACCTCGGCTCCATGACGGACGTCGATCCGCGTCCCGGCGCGAGCCGTTCGGAGCAGAAGGCGGCCCGTCGCGCCGCCCGCCGGCGCAACCTCGCCGCCGCCGTGCTCACCGTGAGCGGGCTCGTCGTCCTGCCGCTCATGGTGTGGGCCGTCATCGACTCCGGTGACGGCTCCGCCCCGGCCGCGGGCAGCGGCGCGGCGGAGCCCGACGCCCCGGGCACGGACAAGGCCACCGGCGACCCGTCCTGGGCCGGCGCGGACGCCGCCGCTCAGGGCACCGTGCGCGGCCGTCTGCACAACGTCGCCTCCGGGCTGTGCATCGGCGTGGAAGGCGCCAAACCGGTCAGCGGCGCCGAGGCCGAACTCGCGGCCTGCACCTCCGCCGCCGGCCAGCAGTGGGCGTACGACCCGAACGGACTGCTGCGCAGCGCCGCGGCCCCCGACCTCTGCCTCGACTCGCGGCTCGGCTACTCGGTGCGGCTCGCGCCGTGCACGGGCACCGCCCAGCCGGACGCCAGGAACGTGCAGTACGACTTCACGCTGCAGGGCACGCTCGTCCCGCGTTCCGGGCAGAACCTCGCGCTGGCGCCCGCGGCCACCGACGGCTCGGGCGCACTCGTCCTGAAGAACCGGGTGGACAGCGCCGCCCAGCGGTGGGTGGTCGACACCTCGCGGCCCGACCCGCAGATGCAGTTCGTCAACTGGGGCGCCGACAGCGACCCCTCCGACGCCCCGGCCCCGTCCGTCACGCCGAAGGCCGCGAAGCCGGCGCCCACACCCACGCCGACGCCGTCCGCCGTCCCGACGGCGTCGGCGAGCGCGTCGCCGGGTCCGGGCGACACGTCCTGCTGGTACGGGAACCCCTGCTCCGGCGGCGGGCCCGGCGCGTCCGGCGGTTACGGACACGGCTCCGGCGGCTACGGGGGATACGGCGGCTACGGAGGGTACGGCGGTTACCCCTACGGGGGATACGGCGGCTACGGGGGATACGGCGGCGGTCGCTGA
- a CDS encoding phytanoyl-CoA dioxygenase family protein, protein MTVTDIDTAGTPRLSEADLRQYREDGFTVVRGLFTQDEVDRLCAEFEALHAAGRPVPGHFEPRPGAVDPLAAYPRVLHPHEISPLARRVLLDARLRGVLEQLLDEEALAAQSMFYFKPPGARGQALHQDNFYLRVEPGTCVAAWLACDEIDRDNGGLEVVPGTHRMELFCPETADAQVSFAREYVPPPPGLAATPVDMAAGDVLFFNGSLVHGSQPNRSGDRFRRSFIGHYVGRSAERIGAYYRTLTMNGERLALPVSEGAGPCGTEFAPASPH, encoded by the coding sequence ATGACAGTGACGGACATCGACACCGCCGGGACTCCCCGCCTGAGCGAGGCGGATCTGCGGCAGTACCGGGAGGACGGTTTCACCGTCGTTCGCGGGCTGTTCACGCAGGACGAAGTCGACCGGCTCTGCGCCGAGTTCGAGGCGCTGCACGCTGCGGGGCGGCCGGTGCCCGGGCATTTCGAGCCGCGCCCCGGCGCCGTGGACCCGCTCGCCGCGTATCCGAGGGTGCTGCACCCGCACGAGATCAGTCCGCTCGCCCGCCGGGTTCTGCTCGACGCCCGACTGCGTGGCGTCCTGGAGCAGTTGCTCGACGAGGAGGCGCTGGCCGCGCAGAGCATGTTCTACTTCAAGCCGCCGGGCGCCCGGGGCCAGGCACTGCACCAGGACAACTTCTATCTGCGGGTCGAGCCGGGCACGTGCGTGGCCGCCTGGCTGGCCTGCGACGAGATCGACCGCGACAACGGCGGTCTGGAAGTCGTGCCCGGCACGCACCGGATGGAGCTGTTCTGTCCGGAGACGGCCGACGCTCAGGTGTCGTTCGCTCGGGAGTACGTGCCGCCGCCGCCCGGGCTCGCGGCGACGCCGGTCGACATGGCCGCGGGCGACGTGCTGTTCTTCAACGGCAGTCTGGTGCACGGATCGCAGCCCAACCGCAGCGGCGACCGGTTCCGCCGGTCGTTCATCGGGCACTACGTCGGGCGCTCGGCGGAGCGCATCGGCGCGTACTACCGGACGCTGACGATGAACGGCGAGCGACTGGCCCTGCCGGTGAGCGAGGGGGCCGGGCCCTGCGGCACGGAGTTCGCGCCGGCGAGCCCGCACTGA
- a CDS encoding aldo/keto reductase, giving the protein MQYVKLGSTGLDVSRICLGCMTYGVPDRGTHEWTLDEEASRPLIRQALEAGVTFFDTANVYSDGTSEEIVGRALRDFARRDEIVLATKVHGRMRPGPNGAGLSRKAILSEIDHSLSRLGTDHVDLYQIHRFDPHTPVEETMQALHDVVKAGKARYIGASSMYAWQFATMQHTAERHGWTRFVSMQNHYNLLYREEEREMLPLCADQGVGVLPWSPLARGRLTRDWGTRTDRSAGDAFGSTLYPEGDRTIVEAVTRIAGARGVPRAQVALAWLLHRSTVTAPIIGASKPNHLDDAVAAVELELTDKELQELEQPYAPHAVAGH; this is encoded by the coding sequence ATGCAGTACGTGAAGCTCGGTTCGACGGGTCTGGACGTGTCGCGGATCTGTCTGGGCTGTATGACCTACGGCGTCCCGGACCGGGGCACGCACGAGTGGACCCTCGACGAGGAGGCGTCCAGGCCGCTGATCCGGCAGGCCCTGGAGGCGGGCGTCACCTTCTTCGACACCGCGAACGTCTACTCCGACGGCACCAGCGAGGAGATCGTCGGCAGGGCGCTGCGCGACTTCGCCCGGCGCGACGAGATCGTGCTCGCCACGAAGGTGCACGGCCGGATGCGGCCCGGACCCAACGGCGCCGGACTGTCCCGCAAAGCGATCCTGTCCGAGATCGACCACAGCCTGAGCCGCCTCGGCACCGACCACGTCGACCTGTACCAGATCCACCGTTTCGACCCGCACACCCCCGTCGAGGAGACGATGCAGGCGCTGCACGACGTGGTGAAAGCGGGCAAGGCCCGCTACATCGGGGCGAGTTCGATGTACGCCTGGCAGTTCGCCACGATGCAGCACACGGCCGAACGGCACGGCTGGACCCGGTTCGTGTCGATGCAGAACCACTACAACCTCCTCTACCGCGAGGAGGAGCGCGAGATGCTGCCCCTGTGCGCGGACCAGGGCGTCGGCGTGCTGCCCTGGAGCCCGCTGGCCCGCGGCCGCCTCACCCGCGACTGGGGCACGCGGACCGACCGCAGCGCCGGCGACGCGTTCGGCAGCACCCTCTACCCGGAGGGCGACCGGACCATCGTCGAAGCCGTCACCCGCATCGCCGGCGCCCGCGGGGTGCCGCGCGCCCAGGTGGCTCTGGCCTGGCTGCTGCACCGGAGCACGGTGACGGCCCCGATCATCGGCGCGTCGAAGCCGAACCACCTCGACGACGCGGTGGCGGCGGTCGAACTGGAGCTGACCGACAAGGAGTTGCAGGAACTCGAGCAGCCCTACGCCCCGCACGCCGTCGCCGGTCACTGA
- a CDS encoding flavoprotein: MTEQDEEPDATRRPFLYVVVCAAGVASGVDVLITAALERRWRVGVIATPSAMNGFFDAAAVEAQTGLPVRSAWRRPADPRPFPQPDAVVVAPATFNTLNKWAAGIADTLALGTLCEAVGLGVPIGVLPCVNETLAGHPAYRGSLARLRATGVRFGCPYDTAESAEFHWERALDLLG, encoded by the coding sequence GTGACCGAACAGGACGAAGAACCGGACGCAACTCGGCGGCCCTTCCTCTATGTCGTCGTCTGCGCCGCGGGCGTCGCGTCGGGCGTGGACGTGCTGATCACCGCCGCGCTGGAGCGACGGTGGAGGGTCGGCGTGATCGCCACGCCGTCGGCCATGAACGGCTTCTTCGACGCCGCCGCGGTCGAGGCGCAGACCGGCCTCCCCGTCCGCTCCGCCTGGCGGCGCCCCGCCGATCCGCGACCGTTCCCGCAGCCGGACGCCGTCGTCGTCGCCCCGGCCACCTTCAACACCCTGAACAAGTGGGCCGCCGGCATCGCCGACACCCTCGCCCTCGGCACCCTGTGCGAGGCCGTCGGACTCGGCGTCCCCATAGGCGTCCTGCCGTGTGTGAACGAGACCCTCGCCGGCCACCCCGCCTACCGGGGGAGCCTCGCCCGGCTGCGCGCGACGGGCGTGCGGTTCGGGTGCCCGTACGACACGGCGGAGAGTGCGGAGTTCCACTGGGAGCGGGCGCTGGACCTGCTCGGCTGA
- a CDS encoding LysE family transporter has translation MTAALVAGLVAGYGIAVPVGAVATYLVSLTARTSLRTGVCAALGVATADGLYALVATVGGSAAAAVLRPVLTPLRWASALVLLALAVRGARSAVRQYRAHRLATRSGPPAPSPARAYLNLLGITLLNPTTVVYFAALVLGAGTADPVRPLEQGVFVLAAFVASASWQVLLAGGGALLGRALTGHRGRLVTALVSSGVMTVLAVRMVT, from the coding sequence GTGACGGCCGCGCTCGTCGCGGGCCTGGTCGCGGGGTACGGCATCGCCGTGCCCGTCGGCGCGGTCGCGACCTACCTCGTCTCGCTCACCGCCCGCACCTCGCTGCGCACCGGGGTGTGCGCCGCGCTCGGCGTCGCCACCGCGGACGGCCTCTACGCCCTGGTCGCGACCGTGGGCGGCTCCGCCGCCGCGGCCGTGCTGCGGCCGGTGCTGACGCCACTGCGCTGGGCCTCGGCCCTGGTCCTGCTGGCGCTGGCGGTCCGGGGCGCGCGGAGCGCCGTGCGCCAGTACCGGGCACACCGGCTCGCCACCCGGTCCGGGCCGCCTGCGCCCAGCCCGGCCCGGGCCTATCTGAACCTCCTCGGCATCACCCTCCTCAACCCCACGACCGTGGTCTACTTCGCCGCGCTGGTGCTGGGCGCCGGCACCGCCGACCCGGTACGGCCCCTGGAACAGGGCGTGTTCGTGCTGGCTGCCTTCGTCGCCTCGGCGAGCTGGCAGGTACTGCTGGCCGGAGGCGGCGCCCTTCTGGGCCGGGCGCTCACCGGCCACCGTGGACGTCTGGTCACGGCCCTCGTGTCGAGCGGGGTGATGACCGTGCTCGCCGTCCGGATGGTGACGTAG
- a CDS encoding nitroreductase family deazaflavin-dependent oxidoreductase: MPLEGEYEPSPTQWVREQVELYESSGGTEGTTLRETGLPVILLTTLGVKSGRIRKTPLMRVEHDGRYALVASQGGAPKHPVWYHNIKALPQVELQDGPLKQDMTAREVTGAEKAEWWDRAVAAYPPYAEYQTKTDREIPVFVVEPAGSR, from the coding sequence ATGCCTCTCGAAGGCGAGTACGAACCCAGCCCGACACAGTGGGTGCGCGAGCAGGTGGAGCTCTACGAAAGCTCCGGCGGCACCGAGGGCACGACCCTGCGGGAGACGGGACTGCCCGTCATCCTGCTGACGACCCTCGGCGTGAAGAGCGGTCGGATTCGCAAGACCCCGCTGATGCGCGTCGAGCACGACGGCCGGTACGCCCTGGTCGCGTCCCAGGGCGGCGCGCCCAAGCACCCCGTCTGGTACCACAACATCAAGGCCCTCCCCCAGGTCGAGCTGCAGGACGGACCGCTCAAGCAGGACATGACGGCCCGTGAGGTCACTGGCGCGGAGAAGGCCGAGTGGTGGGACCGGGCCGTCGCCGCCTACCCGCCGTACGCCGAGTACCAGACGAAGACGGACCGGGAGATCCCGGTGTTCGTCGTGGAACCGGCCGGGAGCCGCTGA
- a CDS encoding cation diffusion facilitator family transporter, giving the protein MLVALAANLVIAAAKGLGGVLAGSPALLSEAAHSVADSLNEVFLLAALRRSRRPADRRHPFGYGKERFFWSLLAAVGIFVMGGCFSFFQGVEALRSGADEKLSGYVAGLIVLGVSFLAEGASLARALHQVRRQGGSAGLRDPALRTVVAEDGTAVLGVTLAAIGMALHMVTGQVVWEASASLAIGALLVYVAFRLGRDARDQLIGEAADPETGARIRALLDAQPEIDSVEAVFTMQMGLDSVLVAARVDLVPGMDSERVEEVAVRIKRSIASTISEADQIFLDVTDRPAGETAGGPAATGERGGA; this is encoded by the coding sequence GTGCTCGTGGCGCTGGCCGCCAACCTGGTCATCGCCGCCGCCAAGGGGCTGGGCGGCGTCCTCGCCGGGTCGCCGGCGCTGCTGTCGGAGGCCGCGCACTCGGTGGCCGACAGCCTGAACGAGGTGTTCCTGCTGGCCGCCCTGCGCCGCAGCCGCCGCCCCGCCGACCGCCGGCATCCTTTCGGCTACGGCAAGGAACGCTTCTTCTGGTCGCTCCTCGCCGCCGTCGGGATCTTCGTGATGGGCGGCTGCTTCTCCTTCTTCCAGGGCGTCGAGGCGCTGCGGTCGGGAGCCGACGAGAAGCTCAGCGGCTATGTGGCGGGCCTGATCGTGCTCGGCGTCTCCTTCCTCGCCGAGGGCGCCTCCCTGGCGCGGGCCCTGCACCAGGTGCGCCGGCAGGGCGGCAGCGCGGGCCTGCGGGACCCGGCCCTGCGCACGGTCGTCGCGGAGGACGGCACGGCCGTGCTCGGCGTCACCCTGGCCGCGATCGGCATGGCCCTGCACATGGTCACCGGACAGGTCGTCTGGGAGGCCTCCGCGTCGCTGGCGATCGGCGCGCTCCTCGTCTACGTCGCCTTCCGGCTCGGCCGCGACGCCCGCGACCAGCTCATCGGCGAGGCCGCGGATCCCGAGACCGGCGCGCGGATCCGTGCGCTCCTCGACGCCCAGCCGGAGATCGACAGCGTCGAAGCGGTGTTCACCATGCAGATGGGCCTGGACTCGGTACTCGTGGCGGCCCGCGTGGACCTCGTGCCGGGTATGGACAGCGAGCGGGTCGAGGAGGTCGCCGTCCGCATCAAGCGGTCCATCGCCTCGACGATCTCCGAGGCGGACCAGATCTTCCTCGACGTGACCGACCGGCCCGCGGGAGAGACGGCGGGAGGCCCCGCCGCGACGGGGGAGCGCGGCGGGGCCTGA